The genomic DNA GGTCGAGAATACATCATTGAGGCAAAGGCTGAGGGCTGTTTGCTCATACCCAGAACCTTACATGATGTAGGTCAAGATCCGGTGTTGTGTCTGATAAACCTCACCGATAGTCccctggtgatctcaaaagggGATCTACTAGCCCAAGCTCAGGAAGTCGACATGGGGGAACCCCGGGCCCTAAAGTGTGCAAGATGGGGGTTGCTGGAGATGTTAAGGAAAAATTGTTGCCCCAACACTTACAAGAGATGTTCACTAGGTCCTGTGAGGATTTGTCTAAGGGGGAGGAGGAGACCTTGTGTTCCCTGTTACAGGAATTTCAGGATGTCTTTGCTAGCAGTGACTTAGACCTGGGCCATTTCACGGCCTTGGAACATGGCATTGACACCGGGaatcacccccccccccattaaACAGCGAATGCGGCGCACCCCCTTAGGTTTTGCCCAAGAAGAGGAGGCTCATTTGGAAAAAATGTTACAATCTGGGGTAATTCAGCCATCCGTATCGGAGTGGGCTTCTGCCCCAGTCCTCATACGGAAAAGGGATGGTAGCGTTAGGTGGTGCGTGGACTATTGGAGGGTCAATTGGGCCTGTTCCCGCCAAATTTTTGCACTCCCCTTAGTAGAAGAGTGCCTAGACACCCTAGCAGGAAATGTGTGGTACTCCAAGTTGGATGCCAATTCGGCGTATTGGcaagtcaaaaataaaagagGAGGACCGGCCAAAAACGGCTTTTATCACCAAATATGGGCTGTTTGAGTTTGCACGCATGGCTTTCGGGCTATGCAATGCCCCAGCCACATACGCCCGGGTCATAAGCCTTGTACTCCGGGGGTTAACATGGCGGGTAGTGTTGGCTTTTTTGGATGACATATTAGTCTTGGGAAGGGATTTTGGGGACCACTTGGCAAACCTGAGGGTGGTATTTGAAAGGTTTAGGACGTACGGGCTCAAACTAAAACCCAGGAAGTGTGATTTATTTAGGAAAAAGGTAGAATTTTTAGGGAGGGTGGTAGGTCCTGAAGGGATGGAAATTGGGCCGGGATAtgtaaaagatgtaaaaaactgGCCAAAACCCCGGAACTCAAAGGAAGTAGAACGGTTTTTGGGATTCGCAAACTATCACAGGGCCTTTATAAAAGACTATACTAATATAGCCTTACCCCTTCAAGCCTTAACCGGAAAACGCCCCTATTTCTGGGGAAACGAGCAACAACAGTCTTTCGATAGACTCAGGGAAGCCATGGTGTCAGCCCCTGTTCTGTCATTACCCAATGCCACTGATCCCTTTATCTTAGACACGGATGCTTCCGACAAGGCTATTGGGGCAGAATTATTGCAGGTCCAGGGGGGACAGGAACGGGCCACGTCCTATGCTAGCTTTACCCTTACCCCAGAACAGCAGAAATATTGTACGACCCAAAAGGAGCTGTTAGCCATTGTCAGGTTCACCAGGCTATTCAGACATTACTTGCTTGGGCGGAGGTTTACGGTTCGAACAGATCATAGTAGCCTCACTTGGTTAACGAATTTCAAGGAACCCCAGGGACAATTAGCCCGGTGGCTGGAAGAAATCAGTCAGTTTGATATGGAAATCAAACACCGGCCAGGGGCTAAACATCCTAATGCAGACGCTTTGTCTCGATTGCCTCAATATGGACCGTGTCCCGAGTTTCAAGTAGACAAGGTTCTAGCAAATTTGCCCTGTGGGGGATGTACCTACTGTGCCCGAGCTCAACAAAATTGGGGACAGTTCACAGAAAATGTTGATGACACCATACCCTTGGCAAATAGACCCTATGGTAGTACACAACCCAAAGACACACGAGAACCAGTGGTGCAAATATCCCGGGTGTCTGTGTCAAAGAGGGGGGACGAATTAGCCATATGGTCAGAGGGGGAGGGTGACATCTGGGTGCAGGAAGTAGGAGGGGACCTAGGGGTTAACTTGAGCTACAGTCAGGAAGAGTTAAAAGAAAACCAAAGTAAGGACCCAGACTTAAAATGGGTGGTCCAATGGAGGAAAACAAAAGGGGAACCCTCTGAGGAGGAAGTCTTCCTTAGCGGTCCCGCCCCCAAGTACTACTGGTTAAATCGGGAATTATTTGTCCTTAGTGGGGATGGTGTACTGTACAGGAAGGGGGTGAAAGGAGAGGCAGATAGGGTGGTCATTCCCCAAGTATCAAGGAAGGAACTCATGGAGTTGTGTCACGATATTCCTGCAGCGGGCCACCAAGGGGGGGACCGAACCTACCAAAGGATCAAGCCAAGGTATTATTGGAGAGGGATGAAGAAAGAGATTGAACAGTATGTAGCAAGTTGTGCTTTAAGTAGCCAAAACAAAAAGGCTACTCGCCCAAACCGTCACCCTATGTTGTAACATCACGCCGGGGCACCAATGGAAAGGGTTCATCTAGATTTTGTGGGGCCCCTCCCAAAAACAGAACGAGGAAATGAACATATCCTCATGATGATCGATCAGTTTACCAAATGGGTGGAATGTGTCCCTCTCCCCGCCCAGGGCGCAGAACTAACAGCCCGTACGGCAGTGAATGAGTTCTTCTCCCGTTTCGGGAGTCCCTTTCAGGTATTCACTGATCAGGGGAGGAACTTTGAATCCCATCTGTTTAAAGCCATGTGTGACCTGCTTCAAATACACAAGAGTAGAACCACCCCATACCGCCCCTCCTCCAATGGTCAAGTAGAGCGTTGCAATCGAACGCTGATGGCTTCAGTGCGGTGCTTTGtgggaaaaaatcaaaagtcctgGGATCTATTCCTACCGCAATTAGCTGGTGCGTTCCGTGCTTCAGTCAGTAGAAGCACCGGGTTTACTCCTAATCATCTCATGTTGGGCAGAGAAGTCAATCAACCTGCTGAGTTGATGTTCAGGGGGCCACAGGGGGAGTAAATTCAGGATAGGGAAAAATATGTTTCAGACTTAGAGGAGGCCATCCAAGGGGCACACGAGCTGGCCAGGGCCAATCTAAAAACGGCACAAGAACGCCTCAAAAGGGATTACGATCTCAAGGTGGTAGTCAAAAGGTTTAAGGTGGGGGATCTAGTGTACCAATTGGACACGGCCACCATCAAGGGAAAATGTCGGAAACTGACACCATCTTGGAAGGGCCCTGGGGTGGTGGTGGAAAGTCTCACTCCATATCTTTACAGAGTCAAAATGAAAACAGCAATGGTGGTGGCCCATCATGACCGGATTAAGTTGTGTAAAGATAGGGAGGTCCCCAATTGGTGTAAAAAACTACAAGCCCAAGTTTTAAGTAGAAATTGGAAGGAAATAGAGGAGTTGGAACCCAAGGGAAAAAGGggaaaaaacatttattgctcATGCCGGGGACCAGATGATGGGGGTCTCATGATTAGATGTGACGAGTGCAGGGAATGGTTCCATGGACGATGCGTGGACATCACTCCTGAGGAGGCGGACAGAATGGACGCCTATCAGTGTCCTGGATGTTCGGTCTCCACAGGGGTGCACGTGTCCAGGATCTCCCTGCACTCTAAGGTAAATCTATTTCAGATGAATAACCAGAACAGTATTGACAAAACAGGGGATGGAAGCCAGCCACCTTCTCCAGAGCAGGCCTCCGTCACAGAGGTGACGGAGGAACTGGTAGTGTGTGTGTCGGAGGAGGAGCTGAGGCAGCTGGACCCTGAGGTCCAGGGGAGCCCAGGGGCTGCCTTAGAGGTATGTGGGGGGGAGGTGAAGAAAACCAAGAAGAAGAGGAAGTCGAGGAGCAACAAGAAGAGCAGAGCTGCCAAGAAGAAGGCCACGGCAGCAACCTCACCTCTCCTGACAACCTCACCTCAGGGGGTGGCTCAGGGTCAGGAGGTGTGTCGGGGCCAGTCTGGCTCCCCAGCTTCCGGTGAGGTGGCAACACCTCACTATGGAGTTCAGGGTGAAGCAGTTGGTACTGGACTGTCTTGTCCAGTTTCTGGCTGTGAAACCCGGGGACCAGGCTTGGAAGGGCACATTCTCGCGGAGCACGTGGCCGAGGTGTTCCGTGACCTGGTAGTCTCCGACCCAGGGTTAGCCCGGGTGCGTCTCACATCGCTGAGCACACTCTTCAGGGCCCTGGGGGGGCTGCTGTTGGGGACCCCATCCATTGGGTGATAAGCCAGCTGGAGACTGTGGGGCTGACTCCAGAGGACTTGACCGCTGAGTGGGGAGCCATGGCAGCAGTGTGCCAATTGGCGCGGTGGGAGGTTCCGCGAACCTTTACGCTGTCGCCAATAAACTCACCTGCAGTCCTTATGCATTGGAGGGCGCAGGTGGAGTTGATGGCTTTACTACAGGAACATCAGCGTCAGGCCTTTCTGGGGAAGGTTAACCTAAGCTCCAGTGAGCCGTCCCAGGCGAGCTCCTCTAGTGAGCAGGGGAGTCCACCAGCCAAGGCAGGAGTTTTTAGCAGGCTGGGGGCTCCGGTTTGCACACAGGGGACTCCCAGGCCCATGGGGCAGGTTGGGGCGTTCAGTTCCACGGGGCCCTCTCCCAGGTCCATTCCCTCCCTCATGTCCCTCCCCATCCGGCCTGTACCCTCCCTCATGTCTCTTCCACGTCCTGGTCCCAGCAGGTCACTTCCGAGTCTAGGGTCAAGAGGCTCATCCTCATCTGTGGGGGCACAGGGATCAAAGTACCCGGGGAATCCCTCAGGGAGTAGGAGAGTGGAGTCTCAATTGTGCAGGGATCTTCCGGAGGCATTTGACAGCCATATGCATCTGGATAGGTCCCTGACCAAGATGGGGCTGCCTCCTCGGACATCTCTGGGTGATTTCCTAAGGGTGCGGTTGGACCCTGTCCCTGTGGATCCAGTCAAGCTGGCTGGAGGGGTTGCAGTTTTCTGCGACCCGAAGACTTGGCCCAGTGTGCCTTTGAGGCTGGAGCCAGGGTGGGTTGGAGCAGTTGGAATCCACCCAAAGAGTGCTGGGCAGTTTGAGGACGCCGTTCAGCACCGGTTCCACCAACTGGTGTCGCACCCAAGTGTGTCCGCCCTTGGAGAGGTGGGAGTGGATTACACTGTGGAGGAGAAACTACACGCCCGGCAGATATCGACCTTGCGATGGGCACTCCAGTCCTGCCGCTTTGACCAGCCTGTGGTCTTGCACATTCGGGGTGGCAGACTGGATAGGGTTCACGCCCGAGCCCATCGCGAGGTCTTAGAGGTTCTGAAGAGTGTGGTAGTTAATCCGGTTAATAGACTCATACCGCAACGCTTATTTCGGGTTTGGTATGGGTGTCAGGTCCTTTAACTCTGAGCAGAAGGAGGCCTTGAGGTCGGTGCCCCCATACAGGATTCTTTTGGAGAGTGATGCCCCTTACTTCCCCCCACCAAATGCACGGCATGGCCACCCTCATTACCTTTATGAGGTGGCAAAGGTGGTGGGGACAGTGAGGGCAGACTCACCGAGGGAAATTGTACGGGTGGCCCACTTCAATGGTAGCCGTCTGTACGGAGTTAACCCGTAGGTGGGCAACTCCCAACATGTACATAGCAACAGAAAGGCCCGTTGGCCAGTTACAATTGTTAGATAAATTAGTTATAGCCAGTTGGCTTCCAGTAAATGAAATTTACAGCCCGTTGGCTCCTAAATTAACCATAGTTATAGCCAGTTGGCTCTTAGTAATGAATTTGAGGGCCCGTTGGCCAAAAGGGAAGGATGTATATATGCGTAATCCTGGGGTGTGTGTGTCATGGGGATCCCGAGGGTGAGGGGAATGGGGGGTGACCAACTGTAGTTCAGTCTCCATAGGGCATGGGTGGGGGCGGGTCTACTGTGTTTCTGATCCTGTTTTTTGGTATATTCCCTACTGATTTCCCTAGCATGATCTTTTGTTTTTTACCCGGGGGTTACTCCTTTTGTACAAAGTTGGGGGGAGTGTAGTACCTCAGGGTCATTGGTGGTGCTCCACATTGGAGGCAGATCCGGAAGACGAGAGAGCCTCGTTTCGGATCTGCCGGCAGTCGATAACTAGAGCCAGAATAACCTACAAGTGCTGATCTAGCCGACCCAGAGAATATCAGAGATAACCGTCGTAGTTGTACTTGCAAGTAACCACGGTAAGTTTAGAGAAACTTACAATATGTATAGTATAGCGTCGTGTAAGTCATTTTTGGGCTAGACATTGTTTGCTTTATAGtgtattgaataatttttattgcaatcaatttataattCATTACAAGGAAAACTAAACTAAGTGGACCGGATGTCATCGCATACAAGACAGCTGATTGGATAAATATGATAGGCTGTTACGCCTACATTGATTCTGTGGTCCAATCGAATACCAGCAGACTCCtgtcagtaaaaacaaatttcaagcGTGGATAAATTAgagatttatttgtgtattcaatatttgaaaaataagtaaaactattcgtttaatcttttttaggtgaatttcaaaaactgttttttttcactttctttAATATAGGAAGGTATTTAAATATGAGCGTAACACATGTAACGGAATTTTACAAGCATTTTATATAGCGACTTGTGTTTTCCGGACCGtactattttcaatatttcacagaCCTCTGAAAAAATTAGATCATACAGGTTTCATCTACCATGTGCATAAAAAGcactatcaaattttatttgtaaattgtaaaatactaagaatatttttgtatatgtactaaataatatgaaataaaacaaaacatatttctctCGGCCTGAATTCAATCgtaatctgaaataaaacaaaacatatttctttcGGCCTGAATTTAGTCGTAAGCAAATTTTCATATCTATTTGCAAATGACGAAGAATTCTCCTTAAACTGTGAATCATTGATATttaatattacttccatgattAAACCGACAGACTAACTTTAAAGGACAAAATACAAGCGTGTACTTCCAGCCAAGGAAATGAGTTTAATTAAAGTAACTAATCTAAGTGGTCATCGATGTGCAATATTTGACACTGGGCATTTTTTGTGGACCAAATTGAATGCAATACAAATAATGTATACtatcaatcaaaattaaatacttttgaaTGTAACAATATGCTACAAATTCATTTGATTCactgaatttttatatattttttttatctaaataaaaatgtaataaactgCTCCcgtttaatataaataagaagatgtggtatgtgtgccaatgaaacaactctccgtCAAGTCACATGGTATAATTTAATTAGAGGTCAAAAGTACGGcctcaacacggagctttggtcCTCATTGATCAGCAGCTATAACGGTCCCTAAAATGACAATACaattaaaatggaaaacaaaagtaTAATCTATAAGTACGGTCATTTCGCTACGTTATTTCGTCAATTCCGAATTGCAAGTAAGCGTCTCAGTCACTGTTTATCAAAATGAGTAGTAACACTGGTGcctaaaaaaatcttattcgAAACTGAAATATAAACCATTAGATTTTATCAATCGTGTCTTAACTAAcgttgtttgatattttttctatgataTGATTAACTCCAGTATTAATTTCgtgctaaaaaaataaagataaaaaagataaatggaGTTATCGACATCGgtctttatatgtatataatggtCAATATAAACtgtcaattaaatttttaaaatatacttatattgttgttgaatttatttaaaaaataaaatgatgtttttttgtaaatgtaataattCAACCCGGTTTaaccttttaaattttatataaaagataaaacatggAACTTCATTCATCATACGTCCATTACGTTCACAAATGGGTAACTGATATTAGAGTATAAAAAAAGCAGCATATCATTCGTTAATAAACTCATTTTGTAATCTGTGGTTTGAATTTTCGTCAGATGTGCCACTGACATAATGGCTGTATTATgggtgaaatatttgccactagacgttTAGTAAAACCCATTCAAATCCAAATCAAACCGCTCTATTTGAGGCAAAAGAAACGTGACAGGCAGTGCTATCAGATGTATATGATCAGATTTGTTTCAGCCATCAGTGCACATGATAAATAAGTGATGCACGAAAAAAAGGAGATGTAAGATATtcgccaatgagacagcaaccgaACTACGGAAATAACCGAAAGCCATCTAAAGGGAGACGTGTCGacttcaacaaaagacaaatattccAACATTATGTCTTATAAGTGctatcaattatttatttcgGGTAGAACTCGGACATCGTAGAGTCTATACATTTGTAACATATTGGACTTTCATGTTACGTATCGCATTGAAacatgaacgcggacctcgatgagaacaaatggattgaaagtttgcaagtttactattttatttttaacagattcaCATTTCTTAAACCatgcatcaatattttaatgtttttattaaaatttcttaaatgTCACATGTattgttcattcatttgttaaaaattgtgaaGCATGCGACTTTACTGAGAATACACACATTTAACTGAATTCGATAAAATTTGATGACAAAAACccgataaataaataaagtttgtcttgcttgagtgatttacctgtACAAAGCTCGGGTCTCAACGatgtttaaaacgaattgatgcctgtttgaaatagtttaaggGGGGCGTGGCCTAATAGTTTGACGTACATTACCAGCAActtgatttcaattgattcaccgcaaagaaatctatttgactg from Mytilus trossulus isolate FHL-02 chromosome 8, PNRI_Mtr1.1.1.hap1, whole genome shotgun sequence includes the following:
- the LOC134727356 gene encoding uncharacterized protein LOC134727356, yielding MKTAMVVAHHDRIKLCKDREVPNWCKKLQAQVLSRNWKEIEELEPKGKRGKNIYCSCRGPDDGGLMIRCDECREWFHGRCVDITPEEADRMDAYQCPGCSVSTGVHVSRISLHSKVNLFQMNNQNSIDKTGDGSQPPSPEQASVTEVTEELVVCVSEEELRQLDPEVQGSPGAALEVCGGEVKKTKKKRKSRSNKKSRAAKKKATAATSPLLTTSPQGVAQGQEVCRGQSGSPASGEVATPHYGVQGEAVGTGLSCPVSGCETRGPGLEGHILAEHVAEVFRDLVVSDPGLARVRLTSLSTLFRALGGLLLGTPSIG